A stretch of the Pseudoalteromonas phenolica genome encodes the following:
- a CDS encoding DEAD/DEAH box helicase, protein MSTQLSKEQLFALFEEIKQEQATQFPLSERFLKQYFNSSLLAKAKEYLQNSQISFLEHSEDFSTIDSQVIGNFGNTFSQHIKITKVNNNPSLDAQCTCSNNAKCRHIAAVLLKLKVEHSGGFGEAFLVNDWFNELANLQHGESIDTDNVLLFTLEPIGQELLLYPKMSPYRPDGQYPLGRLLTEPQLNSPVAPPGLLESDFRLFSWVRSQNSPGHYELAGKWGFEAINQLLQTKRLFLQNSRTPLQLGHQANLALGWLQKKEKSQLVASIDGVENWHLIKTDPPLYLDSDTNTIGRINSALSAHELAHINTMPPVPNDQLIHVVRRFQEVFADNIVTMPNGAQSQVESSTVPVKLQLIESDTHFGFKLASSFKSDAKNTEISKVLKRSEQYLLGLGLRLEDGLFVLPQQDSAFIHWFNHELRGHLQSKGWLVDEISKTSPIISAKVSLLLKRDKHHHITGKVLLDSNPVLLDWDKHTALEVNTLANKFCYVEIAKQTYALEKRCYDKLMSLKKRFSYYASSAQFKFPLSVIKQLFAIEEIAIECKDSKLLDYLNELNNPEQTQIRPSNHNSDLFSLRDYQELGVNWLKFLHRHQLGGILADDMGLGKTLQVIAYFINQHNTLVTKPSLIVCPTSLVGNWQNEFARFAPNLHLTTVHGSQREKVLSHLHESRFILTTYPLLKRDLEHYKGLDFDSIVLDEAQYIKNEAAQVSKCVKLLSAQFKLCLSGTPVENNLLELKSLLDFVMPEILGTKQQFKSYFQQPIEKEQDQNRVSELKDLISPFILRRTKQQVATELPSKTELVKELQFSPVQSQLYSDIQKQLENKLLELFKEQGVERSKLAFLDALLKLRQICCHPKLVDKETAEVGAKLTWLGEHLPEILSQGRKVIIFSQFTSVLDLIAEHCNSLGITFSMLTGQTRHRDKVIASFTEGESNVFLISLKAGGTGLNLTQADTVIHFDPWWNPAVENQATDRAYRIGQDKPVFVYKLIMADSIEQKVFTMQQQKQALVDALFNDKHMTFNSFNEEQMLALLQN, encoded by the coding sequence ATGTCAACGCAGTTATCTAAAGAACAGTTATTTGCTCTTTTTGAGGAAATAAAACAAGAACAGGCGACTCAATTTCCCCTTTCTGAGCGCTTTTTAAAACAATACTTTAATAGCAGCCTGCTAGCTAAAGCCAAAGAGTATCTCCAAAATTCACAAATTAGTTTTTTAGAACACAGCGAAGACTTTTCGACAATAGATAGCCAAGTTATTGGTAATTTTGGCAATACCTTTTCTCAGCATATAAAAATAACCAAAGTAAACAATAATCCCAGTTTGGATGCCCAATGCACCTGCTCTAATAATGCTAAATGTAGGCATATTGCTGCGGTTTTACTTAAATTAAAAGTTGAGCATTCAGGTGGCTTTGGTGAAGCGTTTTTAGTTAATGATTGGTTTAATGAATTAGCAAATTTACAGCATGGTGAGTCTATTGATACCGATAATGTTTTGCTTTTTACACTTGAACCCATCGGTCAGGAGTTATTACTTTATCCTAAGATGTCACCCTACCGTCCAGATGGTCAATATCCATTAGGCCGATTATTAACAGAACCTCAATTAAATAGCCCTGTGGCCCCTCCTGGCCTTCTTGAGTCAGATTTTAGGTTGTTTAGTTGGGTTCGTTCTCAAAATTCACCAGGGCATTATGAGCTCGCAGGAAAGTGGGGCTTTGAAGCAATTAACCAACTTTTGCAGACAAAAAGACTTTTCTTGCAAAATAGTAGAACTCCTTTACAGCTTGGACATCAGGCTAACCTTGCATTAGGTTGGCTTCAGAAAAAAGAAAAATCTCAGTTAGTAGCGTCGATTGATGGCGTTGAGAATTGGCATCTAATTAAAACTGATCCGCCTTTGTATCTTGATTCTGATACAAATACCATTGGGCGAATTAATAGTGCGCTCAGTGCTCATGAGTTAGCGCATATTAACACTATGCCACCAGTACCAAATGACCAACTTATTCACGTTGTTAGGCGTTTTCAGGAAGTGTTTGCCGATAATATTGTCACTATGCCCAATGGTGCACAATCTCAAGTTGAATCTTCGACCGTGCCTGTAAAACTTCAGCTAATTGAGTCTGATACTCATTTTGGCTTTAAGCTCGCTTCTTCGTTCAAGTCAGATGCAAAAAATACTGAAATCAGCAAGGTGTTAAAACGTTCTGAACAATATTTACTAGGTTTAGGCTTACGATTGGAAGATGGGCTCTTCGTCTTGCCTCAACAAGACAGCGCATTTATCCATTGGTTTAATCATGAGTTAAGAGGCCATTTACAAAGCAAAGGTTGGTTGGTAGATGAAATTTCTAAAACAAGTCCAATTATTTCAGCAAAAGTGTCGCTACTGCTTAAAAGAGATAAACATCATCATATTACTGGTAAGGTTTTACTCGATTCAAATCCAGTTTTACTCGATTGGGATAAACATACCGCACTTGAGGTTAATACACTTGCTAATAAGTTTTGTTATGTCGAAATCGCCAAACAAACTTACGCTTTAGAAAAGCGTTGCTATGACAAACTGATGTCTTTAAAAAAGCGATTTAGTTATTACGCTTCCAGCGCACAGTTTAAATTTCCACTGTCTGTTATTAAACAGCTTTTTGCTATCGAAGAAATAGCCATAGAATGTAAAGATAGCAAACTGCTCGACTATCTAAATGAGCTTAATAACCCTGAACAAACTCAAATAAGACCGAGTAATCATAACAGTGATTTATTCTCGCTGAGAGACTACCAAGAATTAGGTGTTAATTGGCTTAAATTTTTACATCGTCATCAGTTAGGCGGCATACTTGCTGACGATATGGGACTGGGGAAAACACTGCAAGTTATTGCTTATTTCATTAATCAGCACAATACGTTAGTAACGAAGCCAAGTTTAATTGTATGCCCAACTAGTTTAGTCGGTAATTGGCAAAATGAGTTTGCGCGTTTTGCGCCAAATTTACACCTTACGACTGTTCATGGTAGTCAACGAGAAAAAGTATTAAGTCACCTGCACGAATCACGTTTCATTTTAACAACTTACCCCTTATTGAAACGCGATCTTGAGCATTATAAAGGGCTAGACTTTGATTCAATTGTGCTTGATGAGGCACAATATATAAAAAATGAAGCGGCGCAAGTTTCTAAGTGCGTAAAGCTGTTATCTGCTCAGTTTAAACTTTGTCTCAGTGGAACTCCGGTTGAGAATAACCTACTTGAGCTCAAATCTCTGCTCGACTTTGTAATGCCAGAAATATTGGGTACTAAGCAGCAATTTAAAAGTTATTTCCAGCAACCGATTGAAAAAGAGCAAGATCAAAATCGAGTTTCTGAGCTTAAAGATCTTATTTCACCGTTTATTTTGCGTCGAACTAAGCAACAAGTGGCTACAGAATTACCTAGTAAAACTGAATTAGTAAAAGAGTTGCAGTTTTCTCCTGTGCAATCTCAGCTATATTCAGATATACAAAAGCAACTTGAAAATAAGCTTCTTGAGCTCTTTAAAGAGCAAGGTGTTGAACGCAGTAAGTTGGCATTTTTGGATGCGCTGCTAAAACTTCGTCAAATATGTTGTCATCCCAAACTAGTCGACAAAGAAACCGCAGAGGTAGGTGCTAAGCTTACCTGGTTAGGTGAGCATTTACCTGAAATCCTTTCACAGGGCCGTAAAGTAATCATATTTAGTCAATTTACATCTGTGCTTGATTTAATCGCTGAGCATTGTAATTCACTTGGTATTACTTTCAGCATGCTTACGGGCCAAACACGTCACAGAGATAAAGTTATTGCCTCGTTTACTGAAGGTGAGAGTAATGTGTTTTTAATCAGTTTAAAAGCTGGCGGCACAGGGTTGAATCTTACGCAAGCTGACACAGTGATACATTTTGATCCTTGGTGGAATCCAGCTGTAGAAAATCAGGCTACAGATAGAGCTTATCGGATTGGTCAAGATAAGCCTGTTTTTGTATATAAACTCATTATGGCTGATTCTATAGAGCAAAAAGTGTTTACTATGCAGCAGCAAAAGCAGGCTTTGGTTGATGCTTTATTCAATGATAAGCATATGACTTTCAACAGCTTTAATGAAGAACAAATGCTTGCATTATTACAGAATTAG
- a CDS encoding malate synthase G produces MSATVQQAGLTIDQQLYDFVNQQALPGTGLQAEAFWQGFADLVNELTPINKSLLSKRDTLQLQIDAFHKQQRQWDAQVYKSFLTEIGYLVPEPEEATITTEHVEPEIALTAAPQLVVPVSNARFALNAANARWGSLYDALYGTDLLPEKDGAEKQKAYNPVRGFKVMAYARQFLDIALPLQSGSHIESTNYSVLDEQLVVTLNDSSQVSLSTPAQFVGYQGQAQNPSALLFKHHDLHIEIQIDPHNPIGQADKAGIKDVLLEAALTTIMDCEDSVAAVDAEDKVGVYRNWLGLMNGTLTDTFVKDGQELTRSLATDREYTSKSGERLSLKGRSMMFVRNVGHLMTNPAILDQNGEEIFEGIMDAVITSLCAMHDLQGNSPFKNSTAASVNIVKPKMHGPEEVVFTNTLFSRVESLLCLPENTLKMGIMDEERRTSVNLMACINQAKSRVVFINTGFLDRTGDEIHTSMVAGPVLPKAQIKAQPWIAAYEDQNVDIGLKCGFSGKAQIGKGMWPMPDKMAMMMEQKLAHPKSGANTAWVPSPTAATLHAMHYHQVDVFAIQAELKARQQASLDDLLTPPLLLDVELSKEDIQSELENNAQGILGYVVRWIDQGVGCSKVPDINHIGLMEDRATLRISSQHIANWLKHGICTPEQVQATFAKMAEVVDTQNQHDTYYTPMALSNDSLTNNLAYQAALALVFEGEQQPNGYTEPLLHSYRLKYKAANN; encoded by the coding sequence ATGAGTGCAACTGTTCAACAAGCTGGCTTAACCATAGATCAGCAACTTTATGACTTCGTTAATCAACAGGCTTTGCCGGGCACCGGTTTGCAGGCAGAGGCTTTTTGGCAAGGTTTTGCTGATCTGGTCAATGAACTAACACCAATCAATAAATCATTACTTTCAAAGCGCGATACGCTGCAGTTACAGATTGATGCTTTTCACAAGCAGCAAAGACAATGGGATGCTCAGGTTTATAAATCATTTTTGACTGAAATTGGTTATCTAGTGCCTGAGCCTGAAGAAGCAACGATTACCACCGAACACGTTGAACCTGAGATTGCGCTCACAGCAGCCCCACAGCTGGTTGTGCCTGTAAGCAATGCACGTTTTGCATTAAATGCGGCGAATGCAAGGTGGGGCTCGCTCTATGATGCGTTGTACGGCACTGATTTATTGCCAGAAAAAGACGGAGCTGAAAAACAAAAAGCATATAACCCGGTACGTGGCTTTAAAGTAATGGCTTACGCGAGGCAGTTTTTAGATATTGCCCTGCCCCTGCAATCAGGCTCTCACATTGAGAGTACTAATTACTCAGTGCTAGACGAACAACTTGTTGTCACTTTGAATGACAGCTCGCAAGTCTCGCTTTCGACACCTGCACAGTTTGTGGGTTATCAAGGGCAAGCACAGAATCCATCTGCTTTATTGTTCAAGCACCATGATTTACACATTGAAATTCAAATTGACCCGCATAATCCTATCGGACAAGCTGATAAAGCGGGGATCAAAGACGTATTACTCGAAGCCGCATTAACGACAATTATGGACTGTGAAGACTCTGTGGCCGCTGTTGACGCTGAAGATAAAGTTGGCGTTTATCGTAATTGGTTGGGCTTAATGAACGGGACTCTGACCGATACTTTTGTTAAAGATGGTCAAGAACTGACGCGAAGCTTAGCAACCGATCGTGAATATACCAGTAAGAGTGGTGAGCGTTTGAGCTTGAAAGGTCGCAGCATGATGTTTGTGCGCAATGTCGGGCATTTAATGACGAACCCTGCGATCTTAGATCAAAATGGCGAGGAGATATTTGAAGGGATCATGGATGCGGTGATCACGTCGCTTTGCGCTATGCATGATCTGCAAGGTAATAGCCCATTTAAAAACTCAACGGCGGCGAGCGTTAATATCGTTAAACCAAAAATGCATGGTCCAGAAGAAGTCGTTTTTACCAATACCCTTTTCTCTCGTGTTGAAAGTTTACTCTGTTTGCCAGAAAATACTCTAAAAATGGGCATTATGGACGAAGAGCGCCGCACTTCTGTGAATTTAATGGCCTGTATTAACCAAGCTAAATCACGAGTGGTATTTATTAATACCGGGTTCTTAGACAGAACCGGTGATGAAATCCACACCTCAATGGTCGCGGGTCCAGTATTGCCTAAAGCTCAGATCAAGGCACAACCTTGGATAGCGGCTTATGAAGATCAGAATGTCGATATTGGTCTAAAGTGCGGTTTCAGTGGCAAGGCGCAGATCGGTAAAGGCATGTGGCCGATGCCAGATAAAATGGCAATGATGATGGAACAAAAGTTGGCTCATCCTAAATCGGGTGCCAATACTGCTTGGGTGCCTTCTCCAACAGCTGCAACTCTGCATGCGATGCATTACCATCAAGTAGATGTTTTTGCTATTCAGGCCGAATTGAAAGCGCGTCAACAAGCGTCACTTGATGACTTATTAACGCCACCTTTGTTGCTTGATGTAGAGCTGAGCAAAGAAGATATTCAATCTGAACTTGAGAATAATGCACAGGGCATTCTGGGCTATGTTGTACGCTGGATAGATCAAGGCGTTGGTTGCTCCAAAGTACCAGATATCAATCATATAGGATTAATGGAAGACCGAGCGACTTTACGTATTTCAAGCCAGCATATCGCTAATTGGTTGAAACATGGCATTTGTACACCTGAGCAAGTACAGGCAACGTTTGCCAAAATGGCAGAAGTGGTCGATACGCAAAATCAGCACGACACATACTACACGCCCATGGCATTAAGTAATGATAGCCTAACGAACAATCTAGCGTATCAAGCGGCATTAGCCTTGGTTTTCGAAGGTGAGCAACAGCCTAATGGCTACACAGAGCCGCTTTTACATAGTTATCGCCTTAAATACAAAGCTGCAAATAACTAA
- a CDS encoding response regulator produces the protein MPHILIVEDEYDIAEQVMLFFKAAQFEVTHIADGADVVDWVAQHKPDAILMDIMIPNQDGVECMKQIRQFSMVPILMMTAKVAEADRLKGLEFGADDYVCKPFSAAELVMRVRAILRRCAPLEAKEEKILVDEEQLLIKLKGQTLPLTKVEFDIFSLLYKAPSRVFSRQQILDFIQPDNFDISDRVIDSHIKNIRKKIKQIGVSSKLVGSVYGAGYRFDEQQIDAAT, from the coding sequence ATGCCACACATTCTGATTGTTGAAGATGAATATGACATTGCCGAGCAAGTAATGTTATTTTTTAAAGCCGCTCAATTCGAGGTCACCCACATTGCTGATGGTGCAGACGTTGTCGATTGGGTTGCTCAACATAAGCCTGATGCCATTTTGATGGACATTATGATCCCCAACCAAGATGGGGTTGAATGTATGAAGCAGATAAGGCAATTTTCAATGGTGCCCATCCTAATGATGACTGCAAAAGTTGCTGAAGCTGATAGGTTAAAGGGGCTTGAATTTGGCGCTGACGATTACGTTTGCAAACCATTTAGTGCTGCGGAACTTGTTATGAGGGTTAGAGCAATTCTTCGCCGTTGCGCTCCTTTGGAGGCTAAAGAAGAAAAAATACTAGTTGATGAAGAACAACTGCTGATAAAACTTAAAGGGCAGACATTACCGTTAACGAAAGTTGAATTCGATATATTTTCTCTGCTTTATAAAGCCCCAAGTCGTGTTTTTTCTCGTCAGCAAATCCTTGATTTTATTCAACCGGATAATTTTGACATCTCTGATCGTGTTATTGATAGCCATATCAAAAACATACGCAAAAAAATTAAGCAAATTGGAGTGTCGTCAAAGCTAGTTGGTTCTGTATATGGAGCTGGTTATCGGTTTGATGAACAGCAAATAGACGCTGCAACTTAA
- a CDS encoding ATP-binding protein, protein MKRFTLLLAAWAFSLSAAPLTSDTISEAVKLTKEGKLNVALKTLEREKQLIFQPQVNLQRAKIAREQAQYNLAIELLSPLLTLPEQTLEFRYDVNKELGVNFRRNMNTDKAEYYYLAAKQIALSLDNDDLIAQSIINLGVLYEAQGAFDKAMDLQINAQKMLENSDNYELKAANYYNLFGLSNVLRQATQARFFLEQALVYDKKTGHKRNTAATALTLAQLSAKEDDYQNAIPQLKEAISLLEQLNANESLSSAHGTLFSIYLKQNKLNKSLWHAKKEKAYAEMTQSTVRKFWSYIHLAQAYIKHKQPDTALDYLAQAKPFEAQFKSAFFTHQYNLYSSKAYAQKENYEEAYSYLLNATANFKTFAKNIEERDAVTIKKRLDNLLKSLKLAQEEKKHALTTIELENETLQKRIWLLASLLISVVSGFIIYAYYIKQKNTHYKAQMYQHNLEQKEQMLADISHELRTPLSVLKLHIEALEHNLIDDKFLAYGKINDKIAQLNNLISDVYQLSQLQNQAMYINFQEINLQQLTQKFMSDIKVLTEQYQLRFISDIDVAANTVLNTDQSKLEQVILNLAKNACLYTDAPGHVRLKVRANKNQVFIQLDDSSPGVSDEDLPRLFDRLYRVDKSRSRALGGSGLGLSICQSTITALAGNITLKHGKSGGLCVQVTLPLYKTLK, encoded by the coding sequence ATGAAACGTTTTACCTTGTTGTTAGCGGCTTGGGCCTTTAGTTTAAGTGCTGCTCCGTTAACATCAGATACTATTTCTGAAGCTGTAAAGCTCACCAAGGAAGGTAAACTAAATGTCGCACTAAAAACACTCGAACGAGAAAAACAGTTAATTTTTCAACCTCAGGTTAATTTACAAAGAGCCAAAATTGCCCGTGAGCAAGCACAATATAACCTAGCCATAGAACTACTTTCACCGTTACTTACTCTGCCAGAGCAAACTCTAGAATTTAGATATGACGTGAATAAAGAGCTAGGGGTTAATTTCCGAAGAAACATGAACACTGATAAGGCGGAATATTACTACTTAGCAGCAAAGCAAATCGCGCTCTCGTTAGATAATGATGATCTTATAGCACAATCTATCATAAACCTTGGCGTTTTATATGAGGCCCAAGGTGCATTCGATAAGGCTATGGACCTTCAGATAAACGCACAAAAAATGTTAGAAAACTCAGATAATTATGAGCTCAAAGCGGCTAATTACTATAACCTGTTTGGGTTATCCAACGTACTACGCCAAGCGACACAAGCTCGTTTTTTTCTGGAACAAGCGCTTGTTTACGATAAAAAAACAGGCCACAAACGCAATACAGCAGCAACAGCCCTAACGCTGGCACAACTATCAGCTAAGGAAGATGATTATCAAAATGCCATTCCTCAACTCAAAGAAGCTATCTCACTATTAGAGCAGCTTAATGCCAATGAAAGCTTATCTAGTGCGCATGGCACCTTATTCAGTATTTATTTAAAGCAAAATAAACTGAATAAAAGTTTGTGGCATGCAAAAAAAGAAAAAGCTTATGCCGAAATGACTCAGTCGACAGTACGCAAATTTTGGTCTTATATTCATTTAGCTCAAGCCTATATTAAGCATAAACAGCCTGATACAGCCCTAGATTATCTTGCGCAAGCAAAACCGTTTGAAGCGCAATTTAAGTCAGCTTTTTTTACTCATCAATATAATTTGTATTCAAGCAAAGCCTATGCACAAAAAGAGAACTATGAAGAAGCCTACTCATACTTACTTAATGCAACCGCCAACTTCAAAACCTTCGCTAAAAATATCGAAGAACGCGATGCCGTAACAATTAAAAAACGCTTAGACAATTTATTAAAATCATTAAAACTCGCACAAGAAGAAAAGAAACATGCTCTGACAACCATTGAACTTGAAAATGAAACTCTACAAAAACGGATTTGGCTATTAGCCAGTTTACTCATCTCAGTTGTGAGTGGGTTTATTATTTACGCGTACTATATAAAACAAAAAAATACTCATTATAAGGCTCAAATGTATCAGCATAACCTTGAACAAAAAGAGCAAATGCTGGCTGATATCTCTCATGAACTTCGTACTCCACTTAGTGTACTAAAATTGCACATTGAAGCCCTCGAACATAATCTCATTGACGATAAGTTTTTGGCCTACGGTAAAATTAATGACAAAATCGCGCAGTTAAATAACCTTATTTCTGATGTCTACCAGTTGTCTCAGTTGCAAAACCAAGCAATGTATATCAATTTTCAAGAAATCAATTTACAGCAGCTTACACAAAAGTTTATGTCCGATATTAAAGTGTTAACTGAACAGTACCAGCTCAGATTTATAAGTGACATAGATGTTGCTGCAAACACTGTATTGAATACCGATCAATCTAAGCTTGAGCAAGTGATACTCAACTTAGCTAAAAATGCGTGTCTTTACACCGATGCACCGGGTCATGTAAGACTAAAAGTGAGGGCGAATAAAAACCAAGTTTTTATTCAGCTAGATGACTCTAGCCCTGGCGTGAGCGATGAGGATCTACCGAGGCTCTTTGATAGACTTTATAGAGTTGATAAATCACGCTCAAGAGCGTTGGGTGGCTCTGGTTTAGGGTTATCAATTTGCCAAAGCACAATTACCGCTTTAGCAGGAAATATAACATTGAAGCATGGCAAATCAGGCGGTTTATGCGTGCAGGTTACTTTGCCACTTTACAAAACTCTAAAATAG
- a CDS encoding isocitrate lyase, protein MTSYQSKLDHFSTLCQTQGNTWQSISPEFASRMNLQNRFKTGLDIAKYTAKVMREDMAAYDADSSQYTQSLGCWHGFTAQQMMMAVKRHQKTTKRSYVYLSGWMVAALRSEFGPLPDQSMHEKTSVPALIEEIYTFLKQADARELDHLYKELDEAKANGGDVEALLSKIDNFETHVVPIIADIDAGFGNEEATYLLAKKMIEAGACAIQIENQVSDAKQCGHQAGKVTVPHEDFLAKINAVRYAFLELGVEDGVIVARTDSLGASLTQKVPVSKTPGDLASQYTAFLDTTPVSSGADLEEGEMAMKLNGELCKPVRLDNGLYQFKEGTEKDRVVLDCVTSLQSGADLLWIETEKPNVKQIAELVNRVREQVPNAKLVYNNSPSFNWTLKFREQVYAEWQAQGKDLSAYPDPSQDIKALMAPELDSSELAAEADVLVQNFQKDGAREAGIFHHLITLPTYHTAALSTDILAEGYFGDLGMLAYVRDVQRQEIRREQASVKHQDLAGSNIGDTHKEYFSGENALKAGGEANTMNQF, encoded by the coding sequence ATGACTAGCTATCAATCAAAGCTCGACCACTTCAGCACACTTTGCCAAACACAGGGCAATACATGGCAATCAATCAGCCCAGAGTTTGCAAGCCGAATGAATTTGCAAAACCGTTTTAAAACAGGCTTAGATATCGCAAAGTACACCGCAAAAGTAATGCGTGAAGATATGGCAGCCTACGACGCAGATAGCAGTCAATACACGCAGTCACTCGGTTGTTGGCATGGCTTCACTGCACAGCAAATGATGATGGCAGTTAAGCGCCACCAAAAAACCACCAAGCGCTCTTACGTTTACCTAAGTGGCTGGATGGTAGCAGCACTTCGCTCTGAGTTTGGGCCACTACCAGACCAAAGTATGCATGAGAAAACCTCAGTACCTGCGCTTATCGAAGAAATTTATACTTTCTTAAAGCAAGCTGATGCGCGTGAACTCGATCACCTTTACAAAGAGCTAGATGAAGCAAAAGCAAATGGCGGTGATGTTGAAGCTTTACTAAGCAAAATCGACAACTTTGAAACACATGTAGTACCAATTATTGCAGATATTGATGCAGGTTTTGGTAACGAAGAAGCAACATACTTACTTGCTAAGAAAATGATTGAAGCAGGCGCATGTGCCATTCAAATTGAAAACCAGGTATCTGATGCGAAACAATGTGGTCACCAAGCAGGTAAAGTAACAGTGCCACACGAAGACTTCTTAGCAAAAATCAACGCTGTTCGTTATGCATTCCTTGAACTAGGTGTTGAAGACGGTGTGATTGTAGCGCGTACGGACTCACTCGGTGCAAGCCTGACACAGAAAGTGCCAGTTTCTAAAACACCAGGTGATTTAGCGAGTCAATACACCGCATTCTTAGACACGACACCAGTGTCAAGCGGTGCAGACCTTGAAGAAGGTGAAATGGCGATGAAATTAAATGGCGAGCTGTGTAAGCCAGTACGCCTAGACAATGGTTTATACCAGTTCAAAGAAGGCACAGAAAAAGACCGTGTAGTACTAGACTGTGTCACTAGCCTACAGTCTGGTGCTGATTTACTATGGATTGAAACTGAAAAGCCAAACGTAAAACAAATCGCCGAGCTTGTTAATCGCGTTCGTGAGCAAGTACCAAATGCCAAGCTTGTATACAACAACTCTCCATCATTTAACTGGACACTTAAGTTCCGTGAACAAGTATACGCAGAGTGGCAAGCACAAGGTAAAGACCTATCAGCTTATCCTGATCCGTCTCAAGATATTAAGGCATTGATGGCACCTGAACTAGATAGCTCAGAACTTGCTGCAGAAGCAGATGTATTAGTACAGAACTTCCAAAAAGACGGTGCGCGTGAAGCGGGTATTTTCCACCACTTAATCACGCTACCAACTTACCATACAGCAGCACTAAGCACGGATATTCTCGCTGAAGGCTACTTCGGTGACCTAGGCATGCTAGCTTACGTACGTGATGTTCAACGCCAAGAAATCCGTCGTGAACAAGCGTCAGTGAAACACCAAGACCTAGCAGGTTCAAACATCGGAGATACACACAAAGAGTATTTTTCTGGTGAGAATGCGCTTAAAGCAGGTGGTGAAGCTAACACTATGAATCAGTTCTAA
- the rmuC gene encoding DNA recombination protein RmuC: MIESFLSQLSWVHGVIATLGVVAPLPFFWQRLVKKQLLIDQLQLQLEQQAAQQSQLQMAYQAEQALSQQLQNDKLQLHGQVQQTQARLSEKQLQAQQFHKLWQQGEQNVQTLQEEKSLLSVELAELNASSEQKQAALEAQLNHLEQTKTQLKQEFENLANQIFEEKSQRFGQQSQEKIGQLLQPVQGELKGFRDKMEAIHSEELKQRAALKTELLHLQANNKSITEQADKLTTALQGQKKTQGNWGELMLENVLDSAGLRAGDDYKREASFTTEVGKFRPDVLVYLPQQRHLIIDAKTSLNAYTRYVNSENDAEAQTALAQHYQAVADRIKELGDKRYEKLPGINSPEVVIMFIPIESAFVAAVKHNPAIYQHALEHNVLVATPTTLLTSLNIVKQLWRFEEQSKHSRELASRAERFYNKLNGFLNSMEGVGTQLDKAKESYEKAFSQLYSGKGNLIKQASEFKELGVSVTKELPEQLQEKARLELD; this comes from the coding sequence ATGATTGAATCATTTCTCTCGCAGTTAAGTTGGGTTCACGGCGTAATTGCCACTTTAGGAGTTGTTGCTCCTTTGCCTTTTTTCTGGCAACGCCTTGTCAAGAAACAATTGTTAATTGACCAACTTCAATTACAACTTGAACAGCAAGCTGCTCAGCAATCACAATTGCAAATGGCTTATCAAGCAGAGCAAGCATTATCTCAGCAGTTACAAAATGATAAGTTGCAGCTACATGGTCAAGTTCAACAGACTCAAGCTCGCCTAAGTGAGAAACAACTGCAAGCTCAGCAATTTCATAAACTGTGGCAACAGGGAGAGCAAAATGTACAAACTCTTCAGGAAGAGAAAAGTTTACTCTCGGTTGAACTGGCTGAATTAAATGCATCATCAGAACAAAAACAAGCGGCGTTAGAAGCTCAGCTTAATCATTTAGAGCAAACGAAGACTCAATTAAAGCAAGAGTTTGAAAATCTAGCAAATCAGATCTTTGAAGAAAAATCACAACGTTTCGGACAACAAAGCCAAGAAAAAATTGGTCAGTTATTGCAACCTGTTCAAGGTGAATTAAAAGGGTTTCGAGACAAGATGGAAGCGATTCACAGTGAAGAACTAAAGCAGCGTGCGGCATTAAAAACAGAGCTTTTGCACTTGCAAGCTAATAATAAATCAATCACAGAGCAAGCTGATAAACTAACGACGGCATTACAAGGACAAAAGAAAACTCAGGGTAACTGGGGAGAATTAATGCTTGAAAATGTCCTCGATAGTGCTGGTTTAAGAGCAGGTGATGATTACAAAAGAGAAGCATCTTTTACCACGGAAGTTGGCAAGTTCAGGCCTGATGTATTAGTTTACTTACCTCAGCAAAGGCATTTGATTATCGATGCGAAAACTTCATTGAATGCTTACACACGCTATGTGAACTCTGAGAATGACGCTGAAGCACAAACTGCATTGGCTCAACATTATCAAGCTGTGGCTGATCGTATTAAAGAGTTGGGTGATAAACGTTATGAAAAATTACCGGGGATTAATTCGCCAGAAGTGGTGATCATGTTTATTCCCATAGAGTCGGCATTTGTGGCCGCAGTAAAACATAATCCAGCCATTTATCAGCATGCTTTAGAGCATAATGTATTAGTTGCGACACCAACGACACTGCTTACGAGTCTCAATATTGTAAAGCAGCTTTGGCGTTTTGAAGAACAATCAAAGCATAGTCGCGAATTGGCTTCGCGCGCTGAACGTTTTTATAACAAGCTCAATGGCTTTCTCAATAGTATGGAAGGTGTCGGTACTCAGCTAGATAAAGCCAAAGAAAGCTACGAAAAAGCATTTTCTCAGCTTTATTCAGGTAAAGGAAATTTAATCAAACAAGCTTCAGAGTTTAAAGAACTTGGCGTGTCAGTAACTAAAGAATTACCGGAACAATTGCAGGAAAAAGCGCGATTAGAACTCGATTAG